The DNA window GCACCGCCTGGAACACGCCGGCCAGGATGGTGGCGGCCAGGATGTAGTCCAGGCCGTGTTCCTGCCCCAACGGGGCGACGATCAGCGTCATGGCGGCGGTCGCAGACGAGATCATCGCGGGCCGCCCGCCCAGTAAGGCGGTCGTGACCGCCATGGTGAATGTCGCGTAGAGCCCCACGCGGGGGTCGACACCGGCGATGATTGAGAACGATATAGCGTTCGGTATCAACGCCAGGGCCACGACCAGGCCGGACAGCGCTTCGGTGCGCAGCACCGACAGAGTGGAGAGGGTGGCCTGCGGCCACGTCAACTTCTGCGTGGTCATGACGCCGCTCGCTTTCGGACAGCTCGGGTGGGACCGCGGAGCGGTGCGTACACCCTGGGGTCAGGCTGAAGGGACTCCGGGACACAGGCGGGGCGCGAGCTGAACGTACGGGTGCGGGAAAGGGATCAGCCCCGCGGTAAAAGGTGACCTGACGAGTCCACGTGTTGTCCGCGCCCCGGCGACGCCGCCACAGCCCCTGGGGGGCAGAACGGCGACCCAGTGGTCACGGATGGAAAAAGCGAAGGCGAACTTCGCACATCATCGCGAAGTTCTCAACATACCGACACTACCCACAGGCTGGCGAACCGGTCACGTATTCCCGGCTGAGAGGGTACTCACAGCCGGTGGTGGACCGGGGACTCCCCGACCTGGGGTACTACACATCTGACGGACACGCTGCGCCGTCGCAACGGAACGTTCCGGGGCACTTTCCCACGGGTGCCAGCCACCCCACAAGAGTCTGCGCCACACCGAAACGAGCGCTCCGGGGAACGGGCCTCACGACTGCCAGGACGGGTCGTAGTCCGGGTGCGTGTCGTAGATCGCCGCCAGGTGCTCCAGCGCCTGGCGCCACGCGTGCAGCGCCGCCCACGTGTCGCTCCCGTCCGCCTGGCCGCTCCCGTCGCCCATGGCCGCCACACACGCGCGGTAGGT is part of the Haloactinospora alba genome and encodes:
- a CDS encoding DUF6221 family protein, yielding MTIVEFLDARLYEDERAAHAASRATGGPQRARADVAAKRRILQSYTETYRACVAAMGDGSGQADGSDTWAALHAWRQALEHLAAIYDTHPDYDPSWQS